A section of the Anabaena cylindrica PCC 7122 genome encodes:
- a CDS encoding YdcF family protein: MNHKSIINSSIYLKNRLRKFRRLLQSIAVALCLILGIWLTFTTITLVSASSQPIDAFLVLGGSIRREIYVAQLAKQYPQIPILISHGSLDPCILLIFQREAADLEKVWLENCANSTFENFYYGIPILRSWGVRKVKLITSGTHIFRAKLMAQIILGAHGIWVEPEAVKEIGIPGNRESWIKTILDVIRSLFWALFSQVIQPQCSQVTKLVDVDIQAWQQRGFQCEHQGNVGENLPSVLFELLEKPPQPSPW, encoded by the coding sequence ATGAATCACAAATCTATCATCAATTCATCAATTTACTTGAAGAACAGATTGAGAAAATTTAGGCGGTTGTTACAAAGTATTGCTGTTGCTTTGTGCTTGATCTTGGGTATTTGGTTGACTTTCACTACTATAACCTTAGTTTCTGCTTCCTCACAGCCGATAGATGCTTTTTTGGTGCTGGGGGGCAGCATTCGCAGGGAGATTTATGTAGCCCAACTAGCAAAACAGTATCCCCAAATCCCGATCTTAATTTCTCATGGTTCACTAGATCCCTGTATTTTGCTGATTTTTCAGCGGGAAGCGGCAGATTTAGAAAAAGTCTGGTTGGAGAATTGCGCTAATTCCACCTTTGAGAATTTTTATTATGGCATACCAATTTTGAGAAGTTGGGGAGTAAGAAAAGTAAAATTGATTACTTCAGGTACGCATATTTTCCGAGCCAAGTTGATGGCACAGATTATCTTAGGCGCTCATGGCATTTGGGTAGAACCAGAAGCAGTTAAGGAAATTGGTATTCCTGGTAATCGAGAATCTTGGATAAAAACCATATTAGATGTTATTCGTAGTTTGTTTTGGGCGCTGTTCAGTCAAGTCATTCAGCCTCAATGCTCACAGGTAACAAAACTAGTAGATGTAGATATACAAGCTTGGCAGCAGCGTGGTTTTCAGTGTGAACATCAGGGGAATGTGGGGGAAAATCTCCCCAGCGTTTTATTTGAACTGCTGGAAAAACCTCCCCAACCCTCCCCTTGGTAA
- the ctpB gene encoding carboxyl-terminal processing protease CtpB, giving the protein MNQSAKRHSPLQVALIGGAIATTATISVFAQAWTRCVHAALQDSPKALVDQVWQLVNREYVDGKFNQQDWLATRQSLLNKDYTSNEQAYVAIREALQKLGDPYTRFMDPKQFETLTSQTSGEVSGIGIRMEVNEKTKRLTVVEAIENSPALKAGIKTGDEILAIDGKPTLKMKVDDASNLIRGKAGTAITLRLGRTGKNEFDLKLTRATIEVPTVRYTLKQEGGRRVGYIRLREFSAHAADQMRRAIRDLNGQKVDSYVLDLRGNPGGLLQASIEIARMWYDNGAIVKTVDRVGGSEETKANRTALTNRPLAVLVDGNSASASEILTGALKDNKRAVVVGSQTFGKALVQSVHELTNGSGLAVTIAHYYTPKGTDINHKGITPDIQLDLTEAQELQLASNPDLIGTLSDPQYARAIAVLSNSKFAQPLVIPNSQPLSVRAEDLKF; this is encoded by the coding sequence ATGAACCAATCTGCGAAACGTCACTCACCGCTCCAAGTAGCCTTGATTGGTGGAGCGATCGCTACGACTGCTACAATATCTGTATTTGCTCAAGCTTGGACGAGGTGCGTTCACGCGGCTCTACAAGATAGTCCCAAGGCGTTAGTTGACCAGGTATGGCAACTGGTGAATCGTGAATATGTTGATGGCAAATTTAATCAACAAGATTGGCTAGCAACTAGGCAGAGCCTGTTAAATAAAGACTATACTTCCAATGAACAAGCTTATGTAGCCATCCGCGAAGCCCTGCAAAAACTGGGAGATCCCTACACGCGGTTTATGGACCCCAAACAGTTTGAAACCCTTACCAGTCAAACATCAGGGGAAGTTTCTGGAATTGGTATTCGCATGGAAGTAAACGAAAAAACCAAGCGATTGACCGTTGTTGAAGCTATAGAAAATTCCCCCGCACTCAAAGCAGGGATAAAAACAGGTGATGAGATTCTGGCAATTGACGGTAAACCAACTCTCAAGATGAAAGTAGATGATGCATCTAACTTGATTCGAGGGAAAGCTGGTACTGCTATCACCTTGCGGCTGGGAAGAACGGGAAAAAATGAATTTGATTTGAAGCTGACAAGGGCAACTATAGAAGTCCCCACAGTGCGTTATACCCTCAAGCAAGAAGGTGGTCGTCGGGTTGGCTATATTCGTTTAAGGGAGTTTAGCGCCCATGCAGCTGATCAAATGCGTCGGGCTATTCGTGACTTAAACGGTCAAAAAGTCGATTCCTATGTTTTGGATTTGCGAGGAAATCCCGGCGGTTTGTTGCAAGCAAGCATAGAAATTGCGCGGATGTGGTATGACAATGGTGCAATTGTCAAGACTGTAGACCGTGTGGGAGGTAGCGAAGAAACTAAAGCCAATCGTACAGCCTTGACAAATCGACCCTTAGCCGTGTTAGTAGACGGTAATTCTGCTAGTGCCAGCGAGATTCTCACCGGCGCACTCAAGGATAATAAACGGGCGGTTGTTGTTGGTAGTCAAACCTTCGGTAAAGCTTTGGTGCAATCAGTCCATGAACTGACAAATGGTTCTGGGTTAGCAGTTACCATTGCTCACTACTACACTCCTAAAGGTACAGATATTAACCATAAGGGGATTACTCCTGATATTCAACTAGATTTGACAGAAGCACAAGAGCTTCAGTTGGCTTCTAATCCAGATTTAATCGGGACTTTGAGTGATCCACAATATGCCCGTGCGATCGCAGTTCTGTCTAATAGCAAATTTGCTCAACCCCTTGTAATTCCTAACTCACAGCCTCTGAGCGTTCGTGCCGAAGACTTGAAATTTTAA
- a CDS encoding RNA-binding S4 domain-containing protein: MIKLDQFLKLVGITATGGQAKLMIIDGEIKVNGTIETRRGRKLEPNDQVTVAGKTFNVGDVI, translated from the coding sequence ATGATTAAGCTAGACCAGTTTTTAAAGTTAGTGGGTATCACCGCAACGGGAGGACAAGCCAAATTGATGATTATTGATGGCGAGATCAAAGTCAATGGCACAATTGAAACCCGACGCGGGCGAAAATTAGAGCCTAACGACCAAGTAACAGTAGCAGGGAAAACTTTCAATGTTGGGGATGTAATTTAA
- a CDS encoding glycosyltransferase, which translates to MSHQPVEANTSQSLLPKVSVVIPIYNGEADLPDLLNCLLSQNYPQDQVEYLLVDNNSSDRTLSIIKATAENSPITILPLSENKIQSSYAARNTGIRTAVGEIIAFTDADCRPQPQWLNSLIQPFINPEVVIVAGEILALPGKTLLEQHADKQETLSQKHTLAHKFCPYGQTANLAIRRHLFTTAGLFRPYLTTGGDADICWRILKANLGSLEFAPDAIVQHRHRLTIKELASQWRRYGRSNRYLHELHGVDLMREMTPQDYGYRLLRWLLKEVPKTSFNNIIGKASLVDLLETPIGLFTARARSEGQKKAKLPENAKIIEWL; encoded by the coding sequence ATGAGTCATCAGCCAGTTGAGGCAAATACCAGTCAAAGCTTACTCCCAAAGGTTTCGGTGGTAATACCTATTTATAATGGTGAGGCAGATTTACCAGACTTGCTTAATTGTCTGTTGTCGCAAAATTATCCCCAAGACCAAGTAGAGTATTTGCTAGTGGATAATAATAGTAGCGATCGCACTCTCTCCATTATCAAAGCAACTGCTGAAAATTCCCCCATCACTATCCTGCCCTTAAGTGAAAACAAAATTCAAAGTTCTTACGCCGCACGCAACACAGGTATTAGAACCGCAGTAGGTGAAATTATCGCTTTTACCGATGCAGATTGTCGTCCCCAACCCCAATGGTTAAATTCATTAATTCAGCCTTTCATTAACCCAGAAGTCGTAATTGTCGCTGGTGAAATTTTGGCACTACCAGGTAAAACCCTGCTTGAACAACACGCAGACAAGCAAGAAACCTTATCTCAAAAACATACCCTAGCCCATAAATTTTGTCCTTACGGTCAAACTGCAAATTTAGCAATTCGTCGTCACCTCTTCACCACAGCAGGTTTATTTCGTCCCTATCTCACCACTGGTGGAGATGCAGATATTTGTTGGCGTATTCTCAAAGCTAATCTTGGCAGTTTAGAATTTGCTCCAGATGCCATTGTCCAACACCGTCACCGATTGACAATTAAAGAATTAGCTAGTCAATGGCGACGTTACGGACGTTCTAATCGCTATTTACATGAACTACATGGCGTAGACTTGATGCGTGAAATGACACCTCAAGACTACGGTTATCGTCTGCTACGTTGGTTACTCAAAGAAGTACCAAAAACAAGTTTCAACAACATCATTGGTAAAGCAAGTCTTGTAGATTTGTTAGAAACTCCCATTGGTTTATTTACCGCTAGAGCGCGTTCTGAAGGACAAAAAAAGGCAAAATTGCCAGAAAATGCCAAAATCATTGAATGGTTGTGA
- the menB gene encoding 1,4-dihydroxy-2-naphthoyl-CoA synthase, whose product MQIDWKTVKAYEDILYQKTDGIAKITINRPHKRNAFRPKTVFELYEAFCDAREDTNIGVVLFMGAGPHTDGKYAFCSGGDQSVRGQAGYVDDAGIPRLNVLDLQRLIRSMPKVVIALVAGYAIGGGHVLHLICDLTIAADNAIFGQTGPKVGSFDGGFGASYLARIVGQKKAREIWYLCRQYNAEQALEMGLVNTVVPIEQLETEGIQWAQEILEKSPIAIRCLKAAFNADCDGQAGLQELAGNATLLYYMTEEGSEGKQAFLEKRPPNFREFPWLP is encoded by the coding sequence ATGCAAATAGACTGGAAAACCGTCAAAGCCTACGAAGATATCCTGTATCAAAAAACCGACGGTATCGCTAAAATCACCATCAACCGTCCCCATAAACGTAATGCTTTTCGCCCTAAGACAGTTTTTGAATTATACGAAGCTTTTTGTGATGCCCGTGAAGATACCAACATTGGCGTAGTTTTATTTATGGGCGCAGGCCCCCACACAGATGGTAAATATGCTTTCTGTTCTGGTGGTGATCAAAGTGTACGCGGACAAGCTGGTTATGTTGATGATGCAGGTATTCCCCGTTTAAACGTTTTGGACTTGCAACGTCTCATTCGTTCCATGCCAAAAGTAGTAATCGCGTTAGTTGCTGGATATGCCATTGGTGGTGGTCACGTTTTACATCTAATTTGTGACCTTACAATTGCTGCCGATAACGCCATTTTTGGACAAACAGGCCCCAAAGTTGGCAGTTTTGATGGTGGTTTTGGTGCGAGTTACCTAGCACGGATAGTAGGACAAAAAAAAGCACGAGAAATTTGGTATCTTTGTCGTCAATATAATGCCGAACAAGCTTTAGAAATGGGTTTAGTTAATACTGTCGTCCCCATAGAACAACTAGAAACTGAAGGTATACAATGGGCGCAAGAAATCTTAGAAAAAAGCCCCATTGCTATTCGTTGTCTCAAAGCTGCATTTAACGCTGACTGTGATGGACAAGCTGGTTTACAAGAACTAGCTGGTAATGCCACCCTACTCTATTACATGACAGAGGAAGGATCTGAAGGAAAACAAGCCTTTCTCGAAAAACGTCCCCCGAATTTTCGTGAATTTCCTTGGTTACCTTAA
- the recJ gene encoding single-stranded-DNA-specific exonuclease RecJ — protein MQWILTATEQPPSCFIQAVKQYTPLSSGVFAAQLLWQRGIKNELQLAAFANFQKYQPASPFEFGTEMHLAVKRLKDAGEKGEKVAIWGDFDADGITSTSVLWDGLGQFFIQNKQLTYYIPNRLKESHGLNQAGIDNLAEQGCKLIVTCDTGSTNIDEIIYAQQLGIDVIVTDHHTLPLERPPVSAIINPRYLPKEHPLFHLSGVAVAYKLVEALYETLPDIPQHPLTDLLDLVAVGLIADLVQLSGDCRYLAQLGIQQLQADYKKPVTERRRPGVGRLLELCQKNGDRPTDISFGLGPRINAVSRIHGDATFCVELLTSRDIQRCQQLAEETELANSRRKSLQKDVQNQVFKKLSQLDLSTTSVIVLEDPQWPSGVLGLVAGQVAQETGRPTILLSTESGESQPIFARGSARSINAVDLYQLVKEQAHLLHRFGGHPFAAGLSLLVENIPLFTDAINQKLRQSLGGMNLAPTVTADLEVKVADLGKELFLELKVLEPCGMGNPIPKLLIKNCWFENSWHRNQQDLQGKKIQYIKTEFDIRDDSTHNPFPGIWWGHYKDELPLGRCDCIAEIDYNSYKKRYEIRLVAVRPSVEAEVKTQNLAMILDWRNQDYSEKNSVLKIPHIPTSWDDLRAWFRKSLYNQQQLALAWSKPQNSEPKDIWFTLVGIAKYLSRTNQPVTRIQLLEKLGISDKSLHLGFQALKYLGFTVQRQDRSLQITWNAETSNETNADTVINQFLAAVREEQFQQEYFTNVPLSIIQAMITFDSLL, from the coding sequence ATGCAGTGGATTTTAACAGCAACTGAACAACCCCCTTCGTGCTTCATTCAAGCAGTGAAACAATACACACCTCTGTCAAGTGGAGTTTTTGCCGCCCAATTGCTTTGGCAAAGAGGGATAAAAAATGAATTACAATTAGCCGCATTTGCTAATTTTCAAAAATATCAACCAGCTAGTCCCTTTGAATTTGGAACAGAAATGCATTTGGCAGTAAAACGCCTTAAAGATGCAGGAGAAAAAGGTGAAAAAGTTGCTATTTGGGGAGACTTTGACGCAGACGGTATTACTTCGACTTCTGTATTGTGGGATGGTTTAGGACAATTTTTTATTCAAAATAAGCAATTAACTTATTACATTCCTAATCGCTTAAAAGAATCTCACGGACTGAATCAAGCAGGAATTGATAATTTAGCTGAACAAGGTTGCAAATTAATCGTAACTTGTGATACTGGCAGCACAAATATTGATGAAATTATTTATGCTCAACAATTAGGTATAGATGTCATCGTTACAGACCATCATACCTTACCCCTCGAACGTCCTCCAGTCAGTGCAATTATCAACCCACGTTATTTACCAAAAGAACATCCTTTATTTCATCTTTCTGGGGTTGCGGTGGCTTATAAATTGGTAGAAGCACTGTATGAAACTTTACCTGATATACCGCAGCATCCATTAACTGATTTATTAGATTTAGTTGCAGTCGGATTAATTGCCGATTTAGTGCAGTTAAGTGGTGATTGTCGTTATTTAGCCCAGTTAGGGATTCAACAACTCCAAGCAGATTATAAAAAACCAGTTACAGAACGAAGAAGACCAGGAGTAGGGCGATTATTGGAATTATGCCAGAAAAATGGCGATCGCCCCACAGATATTTCTTTCGGTCTTGGCCCCCGTATTAACGCCGTTAGTCGCATTCATGGTGATGCTACATTCTGCGTAGAATTACTAACAAGTCGGGATATTCAACGTTGCCAGCAACTGGCAGAAGAAACAGAATTAGCTAACAGCCGACGCAAGTCATTACAGAAAGATGTACAGAATCAAGTATTTAAAAAACTCTCACAATTAGATTTATCAACTACTAGTGTAATTGTTTTAGAAGACCCTCAATGGCCTAGTGGTGTTTTAGGTTTAGTTGCAGGTCAAGTTGCCCAAGAAACTGGTCGTCCCACGATTTTATTAAGTACAGAAAGTGGAGAATCCCAGCCAATTTTTGCACGGGGTTCGGCTCGTTCAATTAATGCCGTAGATTTATATCAACTAGTTAAAGAACAAGCACATTTATTACATCGTTTTGGTGGACATCCCTTTGCAGCAGGTTTAAGTTTATTAGTTGAAAATATTCCTTTATTTACAGATGCAATTAACCAAAAATTACGGCAATCTTTAGGAGGAATGAATCTCGCACCCACAGTAACAGCAGATTTAGAAGTAAAAGTTGCAGATTTAGGAAAAGAATTATTTTTAGAACTCAAAGTTTTAGAACCATGCGGAATGGGAAATCCAATTCCCAAACTATTAATTAAAAATTGTTGGTTTGAAAATTCTTGGCATCGCAATCAGCAAGATTTACAGGGTAAAAAAATACAGTATATTAAAACAGAGTTTGATATTCGGGATGATTCTACTCACAACCCTTTTCCTGGTATTTGGTGGGGACACTATAAAGATGAATTACCTCTAGGTAGATGTGATTGTATTGCCGAAATAGATTACAACAGCTATAAAAAACGCTATGAAATTAGATTAGTTGCTGTCCGTCCCAGTGTTGAAGCAGAAGTAAAAACTCAAAACTTAGCGATGATTCTAGACTGGCGAAATCAGGACTATTCCGAGAAAAACTCAGTCCTGAAGATTCCACATATTCCAACAAGTTGGGATGATTTACGCGCATGGTTTAGAAAGTCACTTTATAATCAGCAACAACTAGCCTTAGCTTGGTCAAAACCTCAAAACTCTGAACCCAAAGATATCTGGTTCACTTTAGTAGGAATTGCTAAATACCTCAGTCGTACAAATCAACCTGTTACTCGCATCCAACTTTTAGAAAAACTGGGTATCAGCGATAAGAGTTTACATTTAGGATTTCAAGCTTTAAAGTATTTAGGATTTACAGTTCAACGACAAGATCGTTCTTTGCAAATTACCTGGAATGCAGAAACGAGTAACGAAACCAATGCTGATACTGTGATTAACCAATTTCTAGCCGCAGTCCGCGAAGAACAATTTCAACAAGAATATTTTACCAACGTACCTTTATCTATTATTCAAGCGATGATCACCTTTGATAGTCTCCTTTGA
- a CDS encoding DUF2887 domain-containing protein: protein MSRQDAKRDPGIPFAYQTSLAAGKIHVVYLDEITDTSSSIGLGIIQLVVAPEDEAVQTARSLVNLVQQADAANGRYLLELVEIMLIYKFSTYSRQELETMFGLTEWRQTRFYQEVQEETELKTKLETIPRLLKMGLSVEQIAEALELNIEVVRQAMEK, encoded by the coding sequence ATCTCTAGACAGGATGCTAAACGTGATCCTGGTATTCCCTTTGCATATCAAACTTCACTAGCTGCGGGAAAAATTCATGTAGTTTATTTAGATGAAATCACAGATACATCATCTTCAATTGGTTTAGGAATTATTCAATTAGTAGTTGCACCAGAAGATGAAGCAGTACAAACAGCAAGAAGTTTAGTTAATTTAGTACAACAAGCAGATGCGGCCAACGGTCGTTATCTTTTAGAATTAGTAGAAATAATGCTCATTTACAAGTTTTCCACCTATAGCCGTCAGGAGTTAGAAACGATGTTTGGATTAACAGAATGGCGACAAACTCGATTTTATCAAGAAGTGCAGGAAGAAACTGAGCTAAAAACTAAACTAGAAACGATACCTCGTCTTTTGAAAATGGGGTTGAGTGTAGAACAAATTGCGGAAGCACTAGAATTAAACATCGAAGTAGTACGACAAGCTATGGAAAAGTAA